The segment TGGCGTTCGATTACGTGCATATTGCTCCCTTGGGAAGAGATCTGAAGATCATCCACATATAATGTGCCTTTAACAGATGGTGGTAACACATTAAGAATCTGGCTAAAATGAGTTACGAAAAGCGTCACACTGAGGATacttccttgtggaactccctcagcttgaataaaacgatcagaataaaaatttccaatgcgTACACGAAATGTTCTTAatgataaaaagttctttaaaaacacGGGTAAATTTCCCTTAAATCCGAAATTTGAAAGAGTATCAAGAATGCCAAAACGCCAGGCACGGTCATAAGCCTTTTCTATGTCGAAGAATATGGAGACCAGATGATTCCGCCGGACGAATGCGTTTCGAATTTGGGTCTCGAGAAGGACGATATTATCCAATGTCGAGCGTCCCTTGCGGAAGCCATTCTGCAATGGCGGAATGCATGCTTTTTTCTCCAACTCAAACACAAGACGGGCATTAACCATGCGCTCTAGTGTTTTACATAGACAACTTGTGAGAGCAATTGGCCTATAGTGCAGAGGGTTAGAGGCGTCTTTGCCGGGTttcaggattggaatcacaatagcttcatgccattgtgatgggaacttctgttcattccaaatacggttaaatagaaataacaggttggaaagagaagtggtagacaaatggcgaagcatgttatacgtgattccatcAGGACCAGGACTGGTATCACGTGCTTTCGACAAGGCCGTCAATAATTCACTCATCCTAAATTCTGAATTGTAAGAGTAGGAGTTTCGGGTAGTGAAACGCAAAGACTtacgttccgcgcgattcttagcCATTATAAAAGCAGGCATGTAATTATCAGCTGCGGAAACCTTTGCAAAGGCTTCTCCGAGAGTATTGGCAACGTCTAATGGAGAGGACATCACCCCATTTCCAGTATTCAAAACTGGGAAGGAGAAATCTTTATATACTCCATTAGCAGCTTTGACTTTTTTCCATAACAATTTGCTGGAAGTAAAGGATGTGATTGAGGAAATAAAGCGACACCAGGACTCCCTCTGGCTACGCCGACGAATTCGACGAGCATTCGCTCTAGCACGTTTGAAGGCAATAAGATTCTCCGATGTAGGGTACCTGCGGAAAATGTTCCACCGTTTTTTTTGTTCCCTGTAACTATCGCGGCAGGCTTCGTTCCACCACGGTCTTCGAAATTTTCGCATACGTGGGGAACTTTTAGGTATGGTATTATTGGCGGCTTTAAGTAAACAGTCGACGACACTTTGTATTGCGTGTGTAATGTCGGCCATGCTGACCATATTCTCAGAAATCACTGCTTGTTGCATGAAAGCAGCCCAATCAGCCCTCTGAAAGACATAACGTGGTGGACATTGCTTGAAATCAGTTTCAGTATAGGAGACTATTAAAGGGAAGTGATCACTATCATGGAGATCACTTCCGactataaaattaagcaaaggTAGGATATCAGGAGAGCATATGGCCAAGTCTAAGctgtggaaggtacgtgtgggcTCATGAAAGTAGGTTTTCTCGTCACTGTTAaggagacagagacagttatcagataTGAACCGTTCAATCTGTCGCCCGCGAGAATTTGTGCTATCAGAGCCCCACAAAATACTGTGGCCgttaaaatcgccaaataacagAAAAGGTGCGGGAAGCTGGTCCATGAGATTATCAAGATCATGTTGGTTAATCAAATCGTGTGGTGGTAAATAAATGCTACAAACTGTGACTAATTTTCGAGcatgaacttgcacagccacagcctgcaatGTAGTGTGCAAAGTGAGAGCTGTGCTCGGGTATAAGTTAGATGTAAGGATACAAACGCCACCAGTTCCATGGATTGTATCCTTCCGAACACTGTTGTAACCACGTAGTTTCAGAGGAATGTTGGACGACAAGAAGGTTTCTTGGAGTCCAATacaaattggatgaaatttgttgatGATATCTTTAATGTCTTGTAGTTTAGAAcgaaggccgcgacaattccatgaaaggaacgTACCCATTAAGATAATGTTTTAGTAAGGGGATAAATAGAAGTTGATGGAGTTGCCGGAGCATCGCAACTCATTTTTAACTCATCCTCTTCCTCCGATGGGTGAAGGGAAATAAGTTCAGGACTTTTTAAGGGAGCCCCAAAAATTGACGTTAAGTCCTGTTGGACAACACCCTTATTTGCTAAACCTAGAGCGACAGAGTTTTtaactgtagatttttttaattttgtcggTAAATCATGTTTTGTTAGACCTCGCTTTGAAAGTCTAAGTGCCAAAGAAGTCTGTGATTTTGATTTAGATTTACGCCTACGGGCGTTAGATGGCTCAGGAATATCATTTAAGTCACATTCAGAATTCGAGGATTGTGCTTGAATGGAAAGTTTTGTTTTTTCGATTTGAACGTTTTGATTAACTACAGTTGGGGGATTCCTTTGAACAGCTGATGCATAACTTGAACCTTCTGTAGGAGTTTGAGCTATAATCTTGCGTCTCGCTTCAGGATACGAGATGTTCTCTTTAAATTTGACTGCAACTATTTTCTTCTCTAGTTGCCAACGCGGACAAAGTCGGGAATAAGCAGTGTGGTCTCCATTGCAGTTAATGCACTTTTCAGGTGCAGAACACTGCTGACCATCATGACCCttttctgcacagcgggcgcaagtcaGAGTCCCGCGGCAGTTCATTTTAGAATGACCATAGCGCTGACATTGGAAACAGCGCAGAGGGTTAGGAATATATGGTCGTACAGGCAAATTTATATATCCTGCTTTAATTGATTCAGGTAATTGGGGACTATTGAACGTAAGAACATAGTGCTTTGTATtaaggagttgtccatcccgccgaatggtAATCTGGCGTACATGAGTCACCCcttggaattttaattctttggttATAATTTCGACAGGGACATTGAATAATTCCCCACAAGTTATTACTCCTTTTGAAGAGTTCAAAGACTTATGAGGACTAACGCTTATCGGAATTGTTGCCAAGgctttcaatttcataattttctgggATTGCTGACGGGAGCTTACCTCAACCAGCAAATCACCTGATCGAAGTTTGCGAATATTAGTAACTTCACCAACTGTACTAAGAAATGCTTTGTCTACCAAAAATGGTGACACTgtgttaaaagtttcattttcatcagaaatacggtgtacaataaaaaaatgatcgaaatatttttctgttgattGGATTTGAACTTTGTgatgatgcccactgaagggaccctttTTGGGAGGAGCCATACGACATTGTGTAAggttcgggcccgacggcaccgcccaccacggagcccaacaagggaaggcagccaccggctctggccattcccagcctcggcgcttaccttggtgctagccggaacctatacgctcggagttacccccggggacagtgaccacccttaacgccaagcccaaggagtaaccccttcgcttgatccctagcagactagccactcaggtgactagctaccagccgattgatgcacaggggaccacagtgcaccacccgtctttcaaatgggtcgccacgcacggccaacacgtgggacattggctgtccatgagaagcaagaagcaaacagagcggcgacagcttctcatggagagctccctcgcttgccgtcgagggaaggaaaaaacagcagaaagcagaaggcgtaggggtgtttgaacatgaagggagtaaagatccctgggaacctcgggattgggacacccgtactcacctaaagaaggtgagcccctgaggggatgcTGGCAACTAGAAATCTATGCAAACTTGTAATAAGATTTAATGCTTTTAGATGCATTATTTTCTGATCtccagattaaaatatattaaaagtatactgAGGAAATATGTATGTTATCAGttatttataacagaaaagaaaCGAACTTGATAGCTTGAACGAAAGACATATTATCATTTAAGGGTTACTGAACAGAAAAGTACAAAACCAGTCACCAGTGACTGACGTAGTTCGAACGTAAAGTCCAATGTCAGCCACCAGTGACATTTGAAGAAGTCGCtaataacaatttattacaaAGCAGAAACTCAATTTTCCTCTTTCGAAACGCTTAAGTACATTCGGGTTCTTAAATATAAATCGAAATATGCAAATATTcgacatataaatttaaaagtaatggattttgtggattttattggcacaagagccatgatattggctatgctgcgccaaactgtgtTTAAAAGTAATGGAAGCAATTTTACTAGTGTTTAAtacatatgatatatatatttatcacatCATGTAATATCTAAAACATGTCGTGTAACATCTAACTGCAAGTTAATTGAAATCTGTGAATTCTGTAGTTTTCTATAGAGAAGATGAACAAAGGTTTTCAGGATTACAATCATGGCATGACACATGAGCATGCATTAATCCTTCAGTAAGCCAAAAATGATACGATTTTTTCCTCATGGTGTCAACTcccttacaaagaaaaaatagaaataacagcATGGACTACTGATACTTTCCTCCTTGATAACTGCTAGATTTATAAATCACGTGtgtttcaacaattaaatacagCCGCCCTATGCAAGgctaaaggaaaataaatgccATATTTATATCCTGTAAACCTTTGAAACAGATTCACTTTTGTAAAGAGGAAGACATTCAgtattgcatcaaattttgggtAAATATCCTGCtggaaagttttataaatatctacCAATGAATGGCTTGGCTTAGTACAGGCATGTCAGCATTTATCAGGATTTCCGGTTATataaaagaagaatgaaatataattctacaTCATTTCATCAATTGGCATTTGAGTATGAGTTTATTTGTAATTGCTTTTGTTTGTGGTATTACTGCTGCAGTATTAAGTCATACCCAAGGTAGGGCTCGGCGCAAAGCACAGGGTGTCTGTCGTAAAGAGCGGGGAAGGCCTAAAGGGGGGCTGGGTGAATCTAAGAGGTCTCGTGGCCCCCCTCCTTGTATTTATGATACGTTTCCAACCTCTGGGGTTCAGGCAGGATTTATAAGAACCAAACAGCGTGGTAAGTTGCAACtatttaacattgaaattttcgTTTATATTAAATATCCAAAAGATGAAAAGTTCTagtttaattatcaaatataaatattcagaaaaatgcaagatattaacttttatagaaatattgacTACATCCCATGCACTTTGTCAGAAATTAGATTTCACGATGCATATTGTCAATAGGTActggataatatttatattatttttttgtcaatgCTTTCATCAATTTGTTTTCAATTCCATTAGTGACGAAATTCCAAATATGATAACAGTTTTCTTGGCTGAATATGCCAAGAAAAGTATTATTACATTCAATGTATCCCATGTTTCTTATTGATTAGTTTctgcacaataaattttatagagaATAATGAAAGATATAGTTATTATTGTCttggttaatatattttataaatttttcaaaatacaatatgaTAATAAGACCCTCTTCTCGTAGAAGTTGTCTAGTCGTTCAGAATCGAAGTATAGACCACAGTATTGGTTGTTTGTTATTTGGAGTTTTATGGTACAAGAGCCATGTctgaccatactgcgccaagcaaaataGACTCCAGTATTAATCCGAATATTGACATATATAATGGTTTTAATGCCCATCACCAAAAtatctttccaaaatattaaattgcaattcacAAGCACTACTAATCCTTTGACACATTAATGATaatacaatttttcgaacttccCGATTGGAATTCTCAAGTTCTACTAGACACATTAATGACAATATAGTTCTTAGAACTTCTATTAAAAGGGaacattcattattgtaatataatcaTAAATCTAATTAGATTAACAATGGTTCAAAAGCTAGTGTACACACCATGTCACACTGGCATTgcaatattattatgatttagCAAAAACCGAAACAGGACATCAAGGAGGACATTACGAGACAGAAGATTGAATAATTCATTGCTTTGCAATGACTGAATTAgattttattgagttttttatCTCAGTCAGCAATTACCTTGGagttttgaagttat is part of the Argiope bruennichi chromosome 10, qqArgBrue1.1, whole genome shotgun sequence genome and harbors:
- the LOC129989025 gene encoding uncharacterized protein LOC129989025 isoform X2, yielding MSLFVIAFVCGITAAVLSHTQGRARRKAQGVCRKERGRPKGGLGESKRSRGPPPCIYDTFPTSGVQAGFIRTKQRELKENGEIGHRNCKEEDPKVCKLRDMEKVRCAMTDEPSQECTDEILAYIQGDICNEDGAETDD